The Fundulus heteroclitus isolate FHET01 unplaced genomic scaffold, MU-UCD_Fhet_4.1 scaffold_56, whole genome shotgun sequence genome has a segment encoding these proteins:
- the LOC105920281 gene encoding protein disulfide-isomerase TMX3, with product MSVRRNTVLLSVLLLTLVLSGSAFVEELDDTFMETKEPDDIWLIQFYAPWCSFCKQLDPVWHQIGSELRSLGSPVHVGKSDATASPALAKEFKVRNYPAILMLKNGVKYNYPGSRTKDGILDFADRVSGPLVRSLSSPRLFQHAISRHDVMVVYVGATSELKANLTAAAEELIVHTYFFSASREVVPKELTLTFLPAVLLFKDGTYFIYDEEQDGDLKSWIKRERFPNFFLVDSYTLYAMGESGKLVLLALLEDRHLCEDSLRYKRLVEKVATEHKETYSRKFYFGFMEGSGYIDGLIMGEAAVPSFIVVNLSNDGYFLPPGPIETEAHLLHFLDGVLDGSVEGLGGNGFTQRLRRGVYDIRTTLTPVFRDAPVLGCFLVGFPLTVGFIFCYLCIKNRPTSAEEEEDAPLRAPSLQRKKRQIDKKSD from the exons ATGTCGGTCCGGAGGAACACGGTTCTGCTCTCAG TTCTGCTGCTGACGTTGGTTCTGTCAGGCTCAGCTTTCGTGGAGGAGCTGGATGACAC CTTCATGGAAACCAAAGAACCCGATGACATCTGGCTCATCCAG TTTTACGCCCCCTGGTGTTCCTTCTGCAAACAGCTGGATCCTGTTTGGCACCAGATCGGGTCAGAACTCCGGAGTCTTGGTTCTCCGGTTCATGTTGGCAAGTCAGATGCTACAGCCAGCCCTG CTTTGGCCAAAGAGTTCAAAGTCCGAAATTATCCTGCCATTCTCAT GTTGAAGAACGGCGTGAAGTATAACTATCCAGGATCAAGAACCAAAGACGGAATCTTGGACTTTGCTGACCGGGTCTCAGG GCCGCTGGTTCGTTCTCTGAGCAGCCCACGCCTCTTCCAGCATGCCATCAGCCGCCATGACGTCATGGTGGTTTATGTTGGAGCGACATCAGAGCTCAAG GCAAATCTGACGGCTGCAGCAGAGGAACTCATCGTCCACACCTACTTCTTCTCTGCCAGCAGAGAGGTGGTGCCGAAG GAGCTGACGCTGACCTTTCTGCCGGCGGTGCTGCTTTTTAAGGATGGGACCTACTTCATTTATGATG AGGAACAGGATGGAGACCTGAAGTCGTGGATCAAAAGAGAACGCTTCCCAAACTTCTTTCTGGTTGACAGCTACACTCTGTATGCCATGGGGGAGTCAG GTAAACTGGTGTTACTGGCTCTGCTGGAGGACAGACACCTGTGTGAAGACAGCCTCAG GTACAAGCGTCTGGTGGAGAAGGTGGCCACGGAGCACAAGGAGACGTACAGCAG GAAGTTCTACTTTGGTTTCATGGAGGGCAGCGGGTACATCGACGGACTCATCATGGG GGAGGCTGCTGTCCCCTCCTTCATTGTGGTCAACCTGTCCAACGACGGCTACTTCCTGCCACCAGGCCCCATAGAGACGGAGGCCCACCTCCTGCACTTCCTGGATGGTGTTCTGGATGGCAGTGTGGAG GGTCTGGGAGGAAATGGCTTCACTCAGCGCCTCAGACGCGGCGTCTACGACATCAGGACGACGTTAACG CCGGTGTTCAGGGATGCTCCGGTGCTCGGCTGCTTCCTGGTTGGCTTCCCGCTCACCGTGGGCTTCATCTTCTGTTACCTCTGCATCAAGAACCGACCCACGTcagccgaggaggaggaggacgcgCCTCTGCGGGCGCCGTCACTGCAGCGCAAGAAAAGACAGATAGACAAAAAGTCTGACTGA
- the si:dkey-154p10.3 gene encoding oocyte zinc finger protein XlCOF6 isoform X2 — protein MSWVEQRFTDISPVTLQVGGGAMSSSLYCQEVEGLAQVESFLVELYRCRICQFTCGLKTAISSHLLLQHHPPALTCLAGPHGAEVGPGEAELQQMEAPYQLDLNGDSKQSEEDEEFLLYNMLDTMSPPTCDMSAEEELQVAHTCEVSTLFEEEESSVFPLKASAVDMSSCPISPPSTQEEMDQSAHLMTLGLCRISTVKPPPAAPPGTSCLKRRRTEAPPPGRLLCLLCPAALPSRRLLDVHVRSHRAGGGFSCIRCSWSADSWEALEPHWRSRCSRGKRRKRRMRRREEAEQQEKKRRRQEHQEERRSYQRSSRRSRGALSTSTDRWRVQLVKRAATKKAELPHSSQTANQRAACDVSSSVSSLPSSLQAGSSQIASGIKNRGDQEAESKQTDLTCSLCHRTFSSKLTLKRHLGVHGAEKPFSCPHCSYSSRLKASLMQHLRTHTGEKPFRCSECPYASIDRSSLLRHSRTHSQEKPYSCHLCNYSSIQKKSLDLHSRRHHTGEVFPCQQCGYSSPDRQLLLKHIRRRHAPSQLTVL, from the exons ATGTCGTGGGTGGAGCAGCGGTTCACTGACATCAGCCCTGTGACGCTGCAGGTGGGGGGCGGAGCCATGAGCTCCAGCCTGTACTGCCAGGAGGTGGAGGGCCTGGCCCAGGTGGAGTCCTTCCTGGTGGAGCTTTATCGCTGCAGGATCTGCCAGTTCACCTGCGGCCTGAAGACCGCCATCAGcagccacctgctgctgcagcaccacCCCCCCGCCCTCACCTGCCTGGCTGGACCCCACGGCGCAGAGGTGGGCCCGGGGGAGGCGGAGCTACAGCAGATGGAGGCGCCATACCAGCTGGACCTGAACGGAGACTCCAAGCAGAGCGAAGAAGACGAGGAGTTCCTGCTCTACAACATGCTGGACACCATGAGCCCCCCCACCTGTGACATGAGCGCCGAGGAGGAGCTTCAGGTGGCACACACCTGTGAG GTCAGCACTCTCTTTGAGGAGGAGGAGTCCTCCGTCTTCCCTCTGAAAGCAAGCGCCGTGGACATGTCCTCCTGTCCCATCAGTCCCCCCTCCACCCAGGAGGAGATGGACCAGTCCGCCCACCTCATGACCCTCGGACTCTGTCGAATCTCCACCGTTAAACCTCCTCCCGCCGCTCCTCCTGGCACCTCCTGCCTAAAGCGCAGGAGGACAGAGGCTCCGCCCCCCGGCCGCCTCCTGTGTCTCTTGTGTCCCGCAGCGCTGCCGTCCAGACGGCTGCTGGACGTCCACGTCCGCTCCCACAGAGCCGGCGGCGGCTTCAGCTGCATCCGCTGCAGCTGGAGCGCTGACAGCTGGGAGGCGCTGGAGCCTCACTGGAGGAGCCGCTGCAGCAGGGgcaagaggaggaagaggaggatgaggaggagggaggaagcAGAGCAGCAAGAGAAGAAGCGAAGGAGGCAGGAGCatcaggaggagaggaggagctatcagaggagcagcaggaggtccAGAGGCGCCCTCAGCACATCTACAG ACAGGTGGAGGGTCCAGCTGGTCAAACGAGCAGCAACAAAGAAGGCGGAGCTTCCTCACAG TTCccaaacagccaatcagagagcagcGTGTGATGTCAGCAGCTCTGTTTCCAGTCTGCCCAGCTCACTTCAGGCTGGTTCATCACAGATCGCCTCAGGAATCAAGAACCGGGGGGACCAGGAGGCTGAGAGCAAGCAGACAGACCTCACCTGCTCGTTGTGCCACAG GACGTTCTCCTCTAAGTTGACACTCAAACGTCACCTGGGCGTCCACGGAGCGGAAAAACCGTTTTCCTGTCCTCACTGTTCCTACAGCAGCAGACTGAAGGCCTCACTAATGCAACACCTAAGGACTCACACAG gTGAGAAACCGTTCAGGTGTTCCGAGTGTCCGTACGCATCTATTGATCGCAGCTCGCTGCTGAGACACAGCAGAACTCACAGCCAGGAGAAACCGTACAGCTGTCATCTCTGTAACTACAGCAG TATCCAGAAGAAGAGTCTGGACCTGCACTCTCGCCGGCATCACACAGGCGAGGTGTTTCCCTGCCAGCAGTGCGGCTACTCCAGCCCAGACCGCCAGCTGCTGCTGAAGCACATCCGAAGACGCCACGCCCCCTCCCAGCTCActgtgctctga
- the si:dkey-154p10.3 gene encoding histone-lysine N-methyltransferase PRDM9 isoform X1, giving the protein MSWVEQRFTDISPVTLQVGGGAMSSSLYCQEVEGLAQVESFLVELYRCRICQFTCGLKTAISSHLLLQHHPPALTCLAGPHGAEVGPGEAELQQMEAPYQLDLNGDSKQSEEDEEFLLYNMLDTMSPPTCDMSAEEELQVAHTCEVSTLFEEEESSVFPLKASAVDMSSCPISPPSTQEEMDQSAHLMTLGLCRISTVKPPPAAPPGTSCLKRRRTEAPPPGRLLCLLCPAALPSRRLLDVHVRSHRAGGGFSCIRCSWSADSWEALEPHWRSRCSRGKRRKRRMRRREEAEQQEKKRRRQEHQEERRSYQRSSRRSRGALSTSTDRWRVQLVKRAATKKAELPHSSSQTANQRAACDVSSSVSSLPSSLQAGSSQIASGIKNRGDQEAESKQTDLTCSLCHRTFSSKLTLKRHLGVHGAEKPFSCPHCSYSSRLKASLMQHLRTHTGEKPFRCSECPYASIDRSSLLRHSRTHSQEKPYSCHLCNYSSIQKKSLDLHSRRHHTGEVFPCQQCGYSSPDRQLLLKHIRRRHAPSQLTVL; this is encoded by the exons ATGTCGTGGGTGGAGCAGCGGTTCACTGACATCAGCCCTGTGACGCTGCAGGTGGGGGGCGGAGCCATGAGCTCCAGCCTGTACTGCCAGGAGGTGGAGGGCCTGGCCCAGGTGGAGTCCTTCCTGGTGGAGCTTTATCGCTGCAGGATCTGCCAGTTCACCTGCGGCCTGAAGACCGCCATCAGcagccacctgctgctgcagcaccacCCCCCCGCCCTCACCTGCCTGGCTGGACCCCACGGCGCAGAGGTGGGCCCGGGGGAGGCGGAGCTACAGCAGATGGAGGCGCCATACCAGCTGGACCTGAACGGAGACTCCAAGCAGAGCGAAGAAGACGAGGAGTTCCTGCTCTACAACATGCTGGACACCATGAGCCCCCCCACCTGTGACATGAGCGCCGAGGAGGAGCTTCAGGTGGCACACACCTGTGAG GTCAGCACTCTCTTTGAGGAGGAGGAGTCCTCCGTCTTCCCTCTGAAAGCAAGCGCCGTGGACATGTCCTCCTGTCCCATCAGTCCCCCCTCCACCCAGGAGGAGATGGACCAGTCCGCCCACCTCATGACCCTCGGACTCTGTCGAATCTCCACCGTTAAACCTCCTCCCGCCGCTCCTCCTGGCACCTCCTGCCTAAAGCGCAGGAGGACAGAGGCTCCGCCCCCCGGCCGCCTCCTGTGTCTCTTGTGTCCCGCAGCGCTGCCGTCCAGACGGCTGCTGGACGTCCACGTCCGCTCCCACAGAGCCGGCGGCGGCTTCAGCTGCATCCGCTGCAGCTGGAGCGCTGACAGCTGGGAGGCGCTGGAGCCTCACTGGAGGAGCCGCTGCAGCAGGGgcaagaggaggaagaggaggatgaggaggagggaggaagcAGAGCAGCAAGAGAAGAAGCGAAGGAGGCAGGAGCatcaggaggagaggaggagctatcagaggagcagcaggaggtccAGAGGCGCCCTCAGCACATCTACAG ACAGGTGGAGGGTCCAGCTGGTCAAACGAGCAGCAACAAAGAAGGCGGAGCTTCCTCACAG CAGTTCccaaacagccaatcagagagcagcGTGTGATGTCAGCAGCTCTGTTTCCAGTCTGCCCAGCTCACTTCAGGCTGGTTCATCACAGATCGCCTCAGGAATCAAGAACCGGGGGGACCAGGAGGCTGAGAGCAAGCAGACAGACCTCACCTGCTCGTTGTGCCACAG GACGTTCTCCTCTAAGTTGACACTCAAACGTCACCTGGGCGTCCACGGAGCGGAAAAACCGTTTTCCTGTCCTCACTGTTCCTACAGCAGCAGACTGAAGGCCTCACTAATGCAACACCTAAGGACTCACACAG gTGAGAAACCGTTCAGGTGTTCCGAGTGTCCGTACGCATCTATTGATCGCAGCTCGCTGCTGAGACACAGCAGAACTCACAGCCAGGAGAAACCGTACAGCTGTCATCTCTGTAACTACAGCAG TATCCAGAAGAAGAGTCTGGACCTGCACTCTCGCCGGCATCACACAGGCGAGGTGTTTCCCTGCCAGCAGTGCGGCTACTCCAGCCCAGACCGCCAGCTGCTGCTGAAGCACATCCGAAGACGCCACGCCCCCTCCCAGCTCActgtgctctga